The Mytilus galloprovincialis chromosome 7, xbMytGall1.hap1.1, whole genome shotgun sequence genome has a window encoding:
- the LOC143082760 gene encoding leishmanolysin-like peptidase, whose amino-acid sequence MYVPYPYQNGTSLMLYIKLFSACILFLQYVMAGHIPIQQEEVLCSHQSPPEDEVIRHVRLDTDHKGHIQKRSVFENLRIHLHYDYTVSLLSYNQQQLVKSLVNEAVQYWERTLKVHRGVLAVRLNRQCTSPLSVTYDQGHRFCDGGCAAVTKCGDILIPETHLEKCYFFDGTKFKSSMNSGSGVQDTDFLLYVAAVSTSRCSTGRTIAYAAHCQQEHLLDRPIAGYFTICPETISTRSQDNLQLLSTIKHEILHALGFTAGLFAFYRDDSGAPYTPRFTSSNLPPFNSVLGLYQWSQKIVRKVERTDWKVASGYVTHAVNLIVTPRVVNEVRKHFNCPTLEGAELENQGLIGTYLTHWEKRIFENEAMTGTYTQNPVISRITLALMEDTGWYRANYFGEQHLDWGKGLGCDFVKKSCLDWIHTQRARHGDIHPFCDTVRRGVLKTECTRNRNAVAFCNLQEFNVALPSDYRYFNSLPGINSYDVNRYGGSVSLADYCPYLQEFSWKDGDRTVRDSRCAMKENNPHPSLNFYGEYFGQGSQCFNHANSWIIQHCNFLHPVSHSGSGCYSYDCDKQQGLIIYANDRSYQCLKAGQKIHISYIAYQYLHDGDIICPSCTEMCDMAGFVCPPEREPYKVIGDAFLRVPCGAARINVFLKDYFISIIVLFFILYMCQS is encoded by the exons ATGTATGTTCCCTACCCTTACCAGAATGGGACCAGTCTAATGTTGTATATCAAGTTGTTCTCAGCTTGCATACTATTCTTACAATATGTTATGGCAGGACACATTCCTATTCAACAAGAGGAAGTGCTTTGCTCACATCAGTCACCACCAGAGGATGAAGTGATTCGCCATGTCCGCTTAGACACAGACCACAAAGGTCATATACAGAAAAGGAGTGTTTTTGAAAACCTAAGAATTCACCTTCACTATGACTACACTGTAAGCCTATTGTCCTATAACCAACAACAACTTGTGAAGAGTTTGGTGAATGAAGCAGTTCAATACTGGGAGAGAACATTGAAGGTCCACAGAGGAGTTCTAGCTGTACGATTGAACAGACAGTGTACATCACCATTAAGTGTGACATATGATCAAGGACATAGGTTCTGTGATGGTGGTTGCGCAGCGGTTACTAAATGTGGGGATATCTTAATTCCAGAAACTCATCTTGAAAA ATGTTACTTCTTTGATGGGACAAAGTTCAAAAGTAGTATGAATTCAGGATCAGGTGTACAAGACACAGATTTTCTTCTGTATGTAGCAGCTGTATCTACATCCCGTTGTTCCACTGGTAGAACTATTGCCTATGCTGCCCATTGTCAGCAGGAACATCTACTTGATCGACCAATAGCAGGTTATTTTACTATCTGTCCAGAAACTATATCTACCAGATCACAGGATAATCTACAGCTATTATCAACTATCAAACATGAAATATTACATGCACTAGGATTTACAG CTGGACTTTTTGCATTCTACAGAGATGATAGTGGAGCGCCATACACTCCAAGGTTTACATCATCTAACTTACCGCCATTTAATTCTGTCCTCGGTCTTTACCAATGGAGTCAAAAGATTGTACGAAAAGTTGAGAGAACAGATTGGAAAGTAGCTAGTGGTTATGTTACACATGCAGTTAATCTAATTGTTACACCAAGAGTTGTCAATGAGGTTAGAAAGCATTTTAATTGTCCAACTTTAGAAGGAGCAGAACTAGAAAATCAGGGGTTGATAGGAACTTATCTAACACACTGGGAGAAACGAATATTTGAAAATGAAGCTATGACTGGAACATATACACAAAATCCAGTTATATCACGTATAACTTTAGCATTGATGGAAGATACAGGCTGGTATAGGGCAAATTACTTTGGAGAGCAGCATTTAGATTGGGGGAAAGGGTTAGGTTGTGACTTTGTCAAGAAGAGTTGTTTAGACTGGATACACACCCAGCGAGCAAGGCATGGGGACATTCATCCATTCTGTGATACAGTTCGTCGAGGTGTTTTAAAAACAGAATGCACAAGAAACCGCAATGCTGTTGCATTTTGTAATTTACAAGAATTTAATGTAGCCTTACCTTCAGACTATAGATATTTTAATTCTCTACCTGGTATTAATTCATATGATGTCAATCGTTATGGAGGATCAGTTTCATTAGCAGATTATTGTCCTTACCTACAGGAATTTTCATGGAAAGATGGTGACAGAACTGTAAGAGATTCTCGATGTGCTATGAAGGAAAATAATCCTCACCcatctttaaatttttatggTGAATATTTTGGCCAAGGATCTCAATGTTTTAACCATGCGAATTCATGGATTATACAACACTGTAATTTCCTACATCCAGTCTCTCATTCAGGCAGTGGTTGTTACAGTTATGATTGTGACAAACAACAGGGACTTATTATTTATGCCAATGATCGTTCATATCAATGTCTTAAAGCAGGACAGAAAATTCATATAAGTTACATTGCATATCAGTATCTTCATGATGGTGACATAATTTGCCCATCATGTACAGAGATGTGTGATATGGCAGGGTTTGTTTGTCCACCAGAAAGAGAACCATATAAAGTGATAGGTGATGCATTTTTAAGAGTACCCTGTGGTGCAGCTAGAATAAATGTATTCTTAAAAGATTATTTTATATCCATTatagtgttgttttttattcTATACATGTGCCAAAGCTag